A genomic segment from Oncorhynchus keta strain PuntledgeMale-10-30-2019 chromosome 7, Oket_V2, whole genome shotgun sequence encodes:
- the LOC118386523 gene encoding gamma-crystallin M3-like, translating into MQGKIIFYEDKNFQGRSYETSQDCPELTSHLSRCNSCRVESGCFMAYDRNNYMGNQYFMRRGEYPDYQRMMGFDDCIKSCRNIPMHRGNYKMRIYERENFGGQMHEMSEDCDSIQERYRMSDCQSCNVMDGHWLMYEQPHYKGRQMYMRPGEYRNLREMQGYNGMKFSSIRRITDSC; encoded by the exons ATGCAGGGAAAG ATCATCTTCTACGAGGACAAGAACTTCCAGGGTCGCTCCTATGAGACCAGCCAGGACTGCCCTGAGCTGACATCCCACCTTAGCAGGTGCAACTCCTGCAGGGTTGAGAGCGGCTGCTTCATGGCCTATGATCGCAACAACTACATGGGAAACCAGTACTTCATGCGAAGGGGCGAGTACCCTGACTACCAGCGTATGATGGGTTTCGATGACTGCATCAAGTCCTGCCGTAACATCCCCATG CACAGAGGAAACTACAAGATGAGGATCTACGAGAGGGAGAACTTCGGAGGTCAGATGCACGAGATGAGCGAGGACTGTGACTCCATCCAGGAGCGTTACCGTATGTCCGACTGCCAGTCCTGCAACGTGATGGACGGCCACTGGCTGATGTACGAGCAGCCCCATTACAAAGGCAGGCAGATGTACATGAGGCCTGGAGAGTACAGAAACCTCAGAGAGATGCAGGGTTACAATGGAATGAAGTTCAGTTCCATTAGAAGGATCACCGACTCCTGTTAA